A single region of the Nicotiana sylvestris chromosome 6, ASM39365v2, whole genome shotgun sequence genome encodes:
- the LOC104240153 gene encoding potassium transporter 26-like isoform X2, which produces MEDAKSNNSSGKKYDVENGSIIGDSNRVEICNSSSRRIVPEPVVAPSMETNMNIIQTYQLPLTKAKKYPAVQTLLLAYQSLGVVYGDLGTSPVNVFSSTRLANLTEDDLLGTFSLIFWTLTLLVLVKYVFIVLHANDHGEGGTFALYSYLCRHINFRSKLTIHNVRMESVEGMAYYSQAESGSPLRSKTKKFLERSCAAQNFLTFVVLLGTCMVIGDGALTPATCVLSALQGIQSLSPKITQDHVVFMSLIMLIALFTFQRCGTSKVSFCFTPIMLLWFATNVSVGIYNISKYYPSVLKALSPHYIVKFVSRNGKTAWNLLGAVFLSITEAMFADLGHFNKRAIQLAFSFVVYPSLVLSYAGETAYLVRYPENINNAYYSSLPKSVYWPMFVISTLAAIVASQSMISASFSIVKQSVALGCFPRVNIIHTSSKHEGQIYSPEINYILMILCVTLVLGFKGGVELANAYGVVVIWVMIITTFLTTLVMLLIWKANMILILGFFFPYTIIEGCFMTSLLNKIPQGGWVPFAISAFFLTIMLSWTYGRSKKNEYEADRKMSLPELNQMLSSYRAPGICFFFTDLVNGIPPIIRHYIQHTNSVRDIMVIVTVTTLPIKTVLLQERFNVGKLGSVEGVYRCLIQFGYKDSQSMEGDDFVTLMITKLQEQAESTTEKQKIDTAADRGTVFVLGRTILKSNKGWFARFTIDYLYRFLQNNSRPAISMLQIPPDKTIQVGMLYEI; this is translated from the exons ATGGAGGATGCAAAAAGCAACAATTCCAGCGGAAAGAAGTATGATGTTGAAAATGGAAGCATTATTGGAGATAGCAATCGTGTTGAAATTTGTAACAGCAGCAGCAGGAGAATTGTACCAGAACCAGTAGTAGCACCTTCCATGGAAACAAACATGAATATTATACAGACTTACCAGCTTCCCTTAACCAAAGCTAAG AAATATCCAGCTGTGCAGACATTGTTGTTGGCTTACCAATCTCTTGGGGTTGTATACGGAGACCTAGGAACTTCTCCGGTCAACGTCTTTTCCTCTACTCGCTTGGCAAATCTAACTGAAGATGATCTACTTGGAACATTCAGCCTAATCTTTTGGACTTTAACGTTGCTCGTGTTAGTCAAATATGTCTTCATCGTCCTCCATGCTAATGATCATGGAGAAGGCGGTACTTTTGCTCTCTATTCATATCTTTGTCGCCATATCAATTTTCGAAGCAAACTTACTATCCACAATGTTCGGATGGAGTCTGTTGAGGGTATGGCTTATTACAGCCAGGCCGAGAGTGGAAGTCCTCTGCGTTCAAAAACTAAGAAGTTCCTGGAGAGAAGTTGTGCAGCTCAAAATTTTCTGACCTTTGTTGTTTTACTTGGAACTTGTATGGTCATTGGTGATGGAGCTCTCACTCCTGCTACTTGTG TTCTCTCAGCCCTCCAAGGAATTCAATCTCTCTCTCCCAAGATAACACAAG ATCATGTGGTTTTCATGTCGCTGATTATGCTAATTGCCCTTTTCACTTTTCAACGCTGTGGAACAAGCAAAGTTAGCTTCTGCTTCACTCCAATAATGTTATTGTGGTTTGCTACCAATGTTTCTGTCGGTATCTACAATATTTCCAAGTACTATCCGTCCGTTCTTAAAGCTCTTTCTCCACACTACATTGTGAAATTTGTTTCAAGAAATGGAAAGACAGCTTGGAATCTTCTCGGTGCAGTATTTCTAAGCATTACAG AAGCCATGTTTGCTGATTTAGGTCATTTCAATAAAAGAGCAATTCAG TTGGCGTTTTCTTTTGTGGTTTATCCATCCCTAGTTCTCAGCTATGCTGGTGAAACAGCTTATCTGGTGAGGTATCCGGAAAACATCAACAACGCCTATTACAGTTCCCTACCAAAATCTGTATACTGGCCGATGTTTGTTATCTCGACCCTAGCTGCCATAGTTGCTAGCCAGTCCATGATATCAGCAAGCTTTTCCATTGTAAAGCAATCAGTTGCTCTCGGATGCTTCCCTCGAGTAAACATTATACATACTTCATCCAAGCATGAAGGACAAATCTATTCCCCAGAAATAAACTACATCCTCATGATTCTTTGTGTTACTCTCGTTCTTGGATTTAAAGGCGGTGTCGAACTAGCAAATGCCTATG GGGTGGTGGTAATTTGGGTCATGATCATAACTACATTCTTGACAACATTGGTGATGCTACTCATATGGAAAGCAAATATGATTCTCATATTGGGATTTTTCTTTCCCTATACAATAATTGAAGGTTGTTTCATGACATCGTTACTCAATAAAATACCACAAGGAGGATGGGTACCATTTGCTATTTCTGCTTTCTTCTTGACCATCATGTTATCTTGGACATATGGAAGGAGTAAGAAAAATGAGTACGAAGCAGATAGAAAGATGAGTTTACCTGAGCTGAACCAAATGTTATCAAGCTATAGAGCACCAGGAATCTGCTTCTTTTTCACCGATCTCGTCAATGGCATTCCACCCATTATCCGGCATTATATTCAACACACAAATTCTGTTCGAGATATCATGGTAATTGTCACTGTTACAACTCTTCCCATTAAAACTGTCTTGCTACAGGAACGTTTCAACGTGGGGAAGCTGGGATCAGTTGAAGGGGTCTATAGGTGTTTGATTCAGTTCGGATATAAAGATTCTCAGAGCATGGAAGGAGATGACTTTGTTACTTTGATGATCACAAAACTCCAAGAGCAAGCTGAGTCTACTACCGAAAAACAAAAGATAGATACAGCTGCTGACAGAGGAACAGTTTTTGTGTTAGGAAGAACCATTCTCAAATCAAATAAAGGTTGGTTTGCCCGCTTTACAATAGACTACTTGTACAGGTTTCTTCAGAATAATAGCAGGCCAGCCATTTCGATGCTTCAAATTCCACCCGATAAAACAATTCAAGTTGGTATGCTTTATGAAATTTAA
- the LOC104240153 gene encoding potassium transporter 26-like isoform X1, giving the protein MEDAKSNNSSGKKYDVENGSIIGDSNRVEICNSSSRRIVPEPVVAPSMETNMNIIQTYQLPLTKAKKYPAVQTLLLAYQSLGVVYGDLGTSPVNVFSSTRLANLTEDDLLGTFSLIFWTLTLLVLVKYVFIVLHANDHGEGGTFALYSYLCRHINFRSKLTIHNVRMESVEGMAYYSQAESGSPLRSKTKKFLERSCAAQNFLTFVVLLGTCMVIGDGALTPATCVLSALQGIQSLSPKITQDHVVFMSLIMLIALFTFQRCGTSKVSFCFTPIMLLWFATNVSVGIYNISKYYPSVLKALSPHYIVKFVSRNGKTAWNLLGAVFLSITGAEAMFADLGHFNKRAIQLAFSFVVYPSLVLSYAGETAYLVRYPENINNAYYSSLPKSVYWPMFVISTLAAIVASQSMISASFSIVKQSVALGCFPRVNIIHTSSKHEGQIYSPEINYILMILCVTLVLGFKGGVELANAYGVVVIWVMIITTFLTTLVMLLIWKANMILILGFFFPYTIIEGCFMTSLLNKIPQGGWVPFAISAFFLTIMLSWTYGRSKKNEYEADRKMSLPELNQMLSSYRAPGICFFFTDLVNGIPPIIRHYIQHTNSVRDIMVIVTVTTLPIKTVLLQERFNVGKLGSVEGVYRCLIQFGYKDSQSMEGDDFVTLMITKLQEQAESTTEKQKIDTAADRGTVFVLGRTILKSNKGWFARFTIDYLYRFLQNNSRPAISMLQIPPDKTIQVGMLYEI; this is encoded by the exons ATGGAGGATGCAAAAAGCAACAATTCCAGCGGAAAGAAGTATGATGTTGAAAATGGAAGCATTATTGGAGATAGCAATCGTGTTGAAATTTGTAACAGCAGCAGCAGGAGAATTGTACCAGAACCAGTAGTAGCACCTTCCATGGAAACAAACATGAATATTATACAGACTTACCAGCTTCCCTTAACCAAAGCTAAG AAATATCCAGCTGTGCAGACATTGTTGTTGGCTTACCAATCTCTTGGGGTTGTATACGGAGACCTAGGAACTTCTCCGGTCAACGTCTTTTCCTCTACTCGCTTGGCAAATCTAACTGAAGATGATCTACTTGGAACATTCAGCCTAATCTTTTGGACTTTAACGTTGCTCGTGTTAGTCAAATATGTCTTCATCGTCCTCCATGCTAATGATCATGGAGAAGGCGGTACTTTTGCTCTCTATTCATATCTTTGTCGCCATATCAATTTTCGAAGCAAACTTACTATCCACAATGTTCGGATGGAGTCTGTTGAGGGTATGGCTTATTACAGCCAGGCCGAGAGTGGAAGTCCTCTGCGTTCAAAAACTAAGAAGTTCCTGGAGAGAAGTTGTGCAGCTCAAAATTTTCTGACCTTTGTTGTTTTACTTGGAACTTGTATGGTCATTGGTGATGGAGCTCTCACTCCTGCTACTTGTG TTCTCTCAGCCCTCCAAGGAATTCAATCTCTCTCTCCCAAGATAACACAAG ATCATGTGGTTTTCATGTCGCTGATTATGCTAATTGCCCTTTTCACTTTTCAACGCTGTGGAACAAGCAAAGTTAGCTTCTGCTTCACTCCAATAATGTTATTGTGGTTTGCTACCAATGTTTCTGTCGGTATCTACAATATTTCCAAGTACTATCCGTCCGTTCTTAAAGCTCTTTCTCCACACTACATTGTGAAATTTGTTTCAAGAAATGGAAAGACAGCTTGGAATCTTCTCGGTGCAGTATTTCTAAGCATTACAG GAGCAGAAGCCATGTTTGCTGATTTAGGTCATTTCAATAAAAGAGCAATTCAG TTGGCGTTTTCTTTTGTGGTTTATCCATCCCTAGTTCTCAGCTATGCTGGTGAAACAGCTTATCTGGTGAGGTATCCGGAAAACATCAACAACGCCTATTACAGTTCCCTACCAAAATCTGTATACTGGCCGATGTTTGTTATCTCGACCCTAGCTGCCATAGTTGCTAGCCAGTCCATGATATCAGCAAGCTTTTCCATTGTAAAGCAATCAGTTGCTCTCGGATGCTTCCCTCGAGTAAACATTATACATACTTCATCCAAGCATGAAGGACAAATCTATTCCCCAGAAATAAACTACATCCTCATGATTCTTTGTGTTACTCTCGTTCTTGGATTTAAAGGCGGTGTCGAACTAGCAAATGCCTATG GGGTGGTGGTAATTTGGGTCATGATCATAACTACATTCTTGACAACATTGGTGATGCTACTCATATGGAAAGCAAATATGATTCTCATATTGGGATTTTTCTTTCCCTATACAATAATTGAAGGTTGTTTCATGACATCGTTACTCAATAAAATACCACAAGGAGGATGGGTACCATTTGCTATTTCTGCTTTCTTCTTGACCATCATGTTATCTTGGACATATGGAAGGAGTAAGAAAAATGAGTACGAAGCAGATAGAAAGATGAGTTTACCTGAGCTGAACCAAATGTTATCAAGCTATAGAGCACCAGGAATCTGCTTCTTTTTCACCGATCTCGTCAATGGCATTCCACCCATTATCCGGCATTATATTCAACACACAAATTCTGTTCGAGATATCATGGTAATTGTCACTGTTACAACTCTTCCCATTAAAACTGTCTTGCTACAGGAACGTTTCAACGTGGGGAAGCTGGGATCAGTTGAAGGGGTCTATAGGTGTTTGATTCAGTTCGGATATAAAGATTCTCAGAGCATGGAAGGAGATGACTTTGTTACTTTGATGATCACAAAACTCCAAGAGCAAGCTGAGTCTACTACCGAAAAACAAAAGATAGATACAGCTGCTGACAGAGGAACAGTTTTTGTGTTAGGAAGAACCATTCTCAAATCAAATAAAGGTTGGTTTGCCCGCTTTACAATAGACTACTTGTACAGGTTTCTTCAGAATAATAGCAGGCCAGCCATTTCGATGCTTCAAATTCCACCCGATAAAACAATTCAAGTTGGTATGCTTTATGAAATTTAA